In Salvelinus fontinalis isolate EN_2023a chromosome 8, ASM2944872v1, whole genome shotgun sequence, the genomic stretch GAGTTGATGCAGGTTTCCCCCGTAAATGGTGAGAAAGCGTCTCTCTGTGTGGTAGCGGAGGATGGCGGCTACGTTCCAGTGTTCCATAGGGGAGTTGTTGGGAACGTGCCACACCGACATGTCTTCTGCCACAATGTCATAATACCCAGGATTCTTGAAGTCATCTGACGTGGCACCATCTGTGGTTCCAAAAGTAACCATGTTGGCCCAGTTCCCATCTCCGTCTGGCTGGTTAGGGTTGCTGCCTTGCTGGCTGGACCAACGGTCGCCCACTGTGCACTTCCCATACATGTTGTTCTCGTGCACACTCGCCACAAGTGTCCAGCCACCTCCAGCAGTAGTCATGTCGCAGAAGGTCTGGTAGACCACCCCGTTGGCTGTGGTGAGGTAGTACAGCCCATCTTCTTTTTGGTCATATCTGTCTCTTATTTCCTTACAGCTTTTGGCAATGAAACTGGCCCTGTTTCTCAGCCTCTCCAAACGGTTCAAGACTGTTGTGGCTACTTGAGCCTCTGCATGCCCATTTTCTTGTAATGCTTTTACAAATTGCGGCAGTTGCACCATCAGTAGATGGATCATCATCAGGAGAAAACAATGCTTCATTTATTCTGTGGTGAGTTCTCAGTAAAGCGTGTCTGTTCAGTATCGTGCTCTAGTCTCTTTGACAGACTGGGCAAAGACCAGTTCAACATCCAAATGGAGTTAATATTTGATTTAGTTGTCAATAGGGTTGCTAAATTCCAGTATCTTTCTCAACATCTGCAGGTTTTCCAAAAACCCTGGTTGGAAGATTCATAgaaatcaggagggaataagcaggaaatccagaatcctccaacaaaggatttctggaattttaaccctttacactcgtgggaAGAGGCCtttatggatagggctaaattgaaatgtttcttagagAAGAAATGTGGAAAGCATATGAATAACCATGGTAGAAAATAAAAGGGAACAGTTGAGATTATTAGACTAAAGGTGAGGAGGACACAACAGTTCGCCTGAGAAGACAATCATTTTTAAaattttgtaatttagcagacacttatcgtactggtcccccgtgggaatcaaacccacaactctaGAGTTGCAAGTGCAATACTCTACCAACGGAGCCACACACAACCAAACATTGAATCCAAACACTTCTGttgattttacatttactgtactttttgccGCATTTGTTGACAACGAAATCTGAAAACACTTTGGATATATTCAGTAACATGATTTTTAATTCATTATTTTCTTGCAAAATTTGGGGTTGGTGCAACATAAGACCAAAAACTGACAAGGGTTTCAGTGAGAGGTCtgctggtgtctccaagtggccacataCACACCGCTCTCCAAGTGTGCACAGTTCttaagtaatttcaatgcactttgaCTCAAAGAGTCCTCAAATATAAGGTGCTCTTTTGAGATCTCCTAGCTGTGCTTTTGAGGAACTAGAGTTAGCACACTTGTAGtcgttttgtttggaacacagcccggCATCCccgtcacacaattactgttgtttacgcaatccaaaaactgTCCATTTATAAATCGCAATGTGGTCCAGgtggcatcatttgaaagcttgttctattgcgaACACGACTAGCTAAATTATAAAATAGATCTTACAGTGTTAgactttcacaaggcaattcagagaagcATATCGTAATTTTGGTGCgcatagaatggagtcatgagTAGGGCTGTTGCgatgaccgtattaccgccacatgGCAGTGACCAGTCAGGAAGGAAGTCAAATCCCACATGACCATTTAGTCACAGTATTTAGGTTTCTCCAagttctgatgctgctgctggtcattagtagcctaccaaacgtgctaactgcctggtactcagcactctattgtccctctaatcactctgacatcaatgcaaatgtttcagaaaatctaaatcaaacacttcatgagagcccatgagctcatgttgcgcaacatttctatatgcTATGCAATAATAAATGAAAAGATGATCCTATCATCTAATAAGAAGAGGATCCTATCATCTTTctgtaggctaggcctactatacttattgctcaactttcctaatattaagtacATTGCTTATATTTTCAAcatgagtatagcctacctggctggcataaaAATAAACCCTTTAGaaaccatgtaaaaaaaaaaaaatccaaaaaaCAAATAGAAAAGACAAATCGTTCCAAAGAGATTGGAACGTGATGTCAAGATTGGTCAGTGTTGTAGTATATGGGTGCAGTATCCCAGTGATGACATGTATTTTCCCCCGCTGCCCCTGttgatacaggtgcatgataatggtccattctaaatcaaaacaaatgtcccatacattattttgtaaatgtaaagatcagattaaatcaagaatagtctgatgggtgacaatattagcctatgtgaattatatattatcacttgtaaatgatgcccagcataagaaacaatggTTGACTTGTTCGAGTCATAGTTGCACACCTCACATAGCCTAGCccgtaggcctatatgttttaataaagtttgtcacaactaaagtggccaaataactttaaGCACATGaatctgctttacaaggggtATAGAGCCTAGCTGTTCGtaaggcctactcatcttgttggttgACAAAAAGTCATGTGAACAGTTCTTCCAGTATCTTCAATTTGCAAcctggaattggataaggacgcacgTAGTTGTGTcagtcttcacttgtagcctgtgagaaagacgcTTCGGATTGggcagcacactcagggagaagggtacaagGCAGCACTCTGGGCCACAataggcatggatttttttagggtgcattacggccacaaaggggatgccaccgtgaaatttgaggcattatcaagtgcttgtctaTTTGTGAATGAGAGGCTAttggagtgtgtacagcctgcacaaaTTGTATGCCTTCccaagcaacttttttcaaatcattattagagtctcatcatgcagtcttactatatataaaaaaaatcattACATATAGCCTGAAGTTTGTAAAAACAACTAGTTAACACTGATAACTCTAAACTAAGCATATAGGAGAACCTATttatttgttaaccgctcaacacagaatagttgCATGTGTACACTCCCTAAAATCAttgaaaaaacatttttattcagctttattcaaatgtattcttcatactataaaatactgCCACAGAAtgataagcaaatcttgtctgctaaattatcaataccaagtgacctctcacttACGATCATCCTGTGCCATctgtcagccagttcagatgaGGGAGGGGTTCCCcaaaacagctgatataacctagaggatttagggagaagggggagagagatgaagtgaagaagagattgtgtgtgtgtgtgtgttctcacctggtgtccacactaagtggctacagagtactttatgctaGAAAAACAGACACAaggacaaacaatagaagatatgtcaatagaagatactgtatgtgacgcaGAAACCTATCGGAGTgtacctgaaacatttaaataGAGGGCAATGATCCTCACCACTTGGTTATTGCAAGGCTAACCCCCAGGGAAATCACGACTTGGCAGCAACAGACGAACACAGCTATTTTCACTGGACTACGTGGTGTAAATCTGAAAATTGGCAGCTGACATCTtaagttttttaaatttaatgcatgtgagacaggttccatgtacaacaagacaggcagagatggagagaaaaagaacacagaacagtttaattacctctggATATGGACACTTTCCAGGAATAAAGCTTCCTCGGACAGTGAACATCCGGCAATATCTACATTATCGATCCCTTGATCAGCTCgctctctgaaagtaaagaaaacagcttattttttgtagatatgaaaacaataactgagatatgaccgttcaatctaaagcagcagatgtcattttcaggatacgtcaaaacagcacagaaagcttaacaccagactggtattgtGGGTGTTCATTAGGTGATGGGAAATATGCAATGATACCGGCCCCATCTACACGCTGCAAAGACTACCTAACTCTTCGTGACAGACATTGTGTTCTTTCATCCTTCTGTAAACACAGCTAACCGTTACACTGTCATGAAATATGATTATATATCGACTATGAAACAAATAGGACATGGCCTGCTTATGAGTTGCCATGAAAGAAAGTTAGATTCATTCAACTGAAAATGGCGAGAACAGGCGTTCGTAGCTAAATGCTTTTGGTTAGCTTGAGAATAATAATTGCATGATTTATCATTCtgtggtatgtatgtatgtatgtatttatgtatgtatgtatgtatgtatgtatgtatgtatgtatgtatgtatgtatgtatgtatgtatgtatgtatgtatgtatgtatgtatgtatgtatgtaatataGTAGAATGTTATGAACCGACACTGAATCGCATGTAACGTTTTGCCTGTGAATAACCACACCTTCATACAAATGTGCTACTGTATGCAGAATTATTGATGCACAACCGAAGATGCTGCCAtatcctgccagcacgcccacaagcgagccGCAGAATGATGACACGTGGAAGAGGGAAAGGAACAAAAACAgtttgttgcaagttggggaggAGGGCTAATAACTGAACAAtaactattcaacctttacttaaagaatagtctaataACCGAGCTAGGTGTGAAATCCGCCCCtcctatcacagaccagatttgccctaatgaccaaggggtagcttgcaactaaatgtaataaagtaatgacttttcaaataagttaccttacacgttatgttggctgacaatttgttagctacgctgtccttaagaaccacataccggtacatactgctgtaatgatatgctatgttagctatctaattacccaacgtttattgacttggtTATTcctgtcattcttagcttagctaaatggtatagtcgttgtgcgttctcaatggacattcgggtgctttcataaattcgctctggctatttactccgatttcagagcactctcgtctgagtgtaccagagcgcagaataatgaatttacgagcgtttaacacccgttgaatatggccagtgtcagtaaaaaaaataaaaaaataattattgacacaaactgcctaaccagctctgctagggcaagtaaaatggtcagagtggtctaatttgtgtctggaagtatctagcaagctagccaacgttagcttgggtgcttgactgccattgtaaGACCAGAACACTCAAaccaaccctactcctcggcccgaacgtccagtgtgcgctccgagcacgaaacggtctgaatttacaaactgacaatgctctgaatttatgagCTTCACGTTGTACacgttccatcctaacggaaacccagagggtttttcaaTTATCATGGAATTGaatcaccataatattaatcaaagtaattaagcaagtaccagtcaaacgttaacacacctactcatttcaggatttttctatattttggctattttctacattatggaatagtgaagacatcacaactatgaaataacacatttttcCCACAGTAAAACATGAAGGAGGTGGTGTTActgtgacactgtctgatttatttagaattaaaaaaggcacacttaaccagcatggctaccacagcactctgcagcgatacgccatcccatctggtttgggcttagtgggactatcatttgtttttcaagaaGGCAATTACCCaagacacacctccaggctatgtaagagctattttaccaagaatgagagtgatggagtgctgcatcagatgacctggttgCTACAatcccgacctcaaccaaattgagattgtttggaTGAGTCGGACCGAAGAGTGAAGGAaacgcagccaacaagtgttcagcatgtgtgtgaactccttcaagactgttggaaaagcattccaggtgaagttggttgagagaatgccaagagtgtgcaaagctgtgatcaAGGTGTGGTGtgtcacccccacaccataacacctccatgCTTTACAAATGCAGAGATCATTCATTCACCCACAccgcttctcacaaagacacggcagttggaaccaaaaatctccaatttggacttttAGGTCTCAaagtaaagtaatgatggacaagtgctcagcatttgtgggaactccttcaagacgctggttgagagaatgccaagagtgtgcaaagctggcctcccgagtggagcagcggtctaaggtactgcgtCGCAGTGgttaaggcgtcactacagacctgtcgTTCAAACCCAGGCTGCGTTACAGCCGGCCcgagagacccatgaggcagcgcacaattggcccagcgtcatccggtttaggggagggtttggccggccgggatttccATGTCCAATcaggctctagcgactccttgtggcgggctgggcgcctgcaagctgattCCGGTCGCCAGCTagtcagtgtttcctccgacacattggtgtggttgGCTTCTgcgttaagcgagcagtgtgtcaagaagcagtgcggtttggGAGGGTCATGTTTCGgtgacgcacggctctcgaccgtcgcctctcccgagtccgtaggtgAGTTGCAGTGAGGGGACAAGACTATCCACCAATTAGGGAGAAAAAGCGGTAAAAAGTACCAAAAAAAGGTCATAACATTGTTTaataagtgtgcaaagctgtcaaggcaaagggtggcgactttgaagaatctaaaatatattttgatttgtttaacacttttttggttactacatgattccatgtgttatttcatagttgatgtctttactattattctacaatgtagaaaatagtaaacataaagaaaccctgaaaatgagtaggtgttctaaaacctttgaccggtagtgtaggttTGGAAAGGGATCTGCGCTTGTTTTATGTGGAGCTTTGCTAATTTCCCTCGGCAGTCTGAGACAAAACAAAGATATTTGATTCTGCTCTCTTACCGTTTGGATCACAGACATCTCTCCGACTGTCTCTTTGTTTTCAATGCTGCGACATCCTCCTGTAAGTCTTAGTGGGTGGATATGGGGCTTACACATCCTTaaacacacattcacatgcacacacacacacacacacacacacacacacatacaaaatgtATATGGTAAACACACCAAATCATAGCCACACACTTTCAtaaaaccaacacacacacactgacacatacagtatctaTTCATGCAACACCGCACATACACCCTTATGAAAAAATAGACACTTCCTTGTGTCCTCTCTCCCAGTGCCctccaccttcctctctctctctcagagggagtGTGAGCTGACAGTGTGCTACAgtgtgctgggggggggggggtgaagaacaggagagaggagcagcagtgtaAACCTCCACTGTACGCCAACCTGTTCCTGTCAATACCTGATCCATGGCCAATCGCTGCACTCACAGTAAACCGTTTCACTCTGTAGGATCCTTCCCCAGTCAATAGGgtgctcaccccccccccccttctttctctcctgtcccctagCAGAGAGGGCTTCCAGGCAGGGGCCTGCGTGTGTGGCTTGATTGAAAACCGGCCCTAAGAAGAGCATAACAGCTTTTAAATGGATGACTGTGGGTGGCTCTGCTGTTCCAGTggggggagcagagagacaggctgaaTGGACGTTGCCCCAAGCTAAGCATCTCCTAGATTGAGCTGTCTGTCTC encodes the following:
- the LOC129860301 gene encoding intelectin-like encodes the protein MKHCFLLMMIHLLMVQLPQFVKALQENGHAEAQVATTVLNRLERLRNRASFIAKSCKEIRDRYDQKEDGLYYLTTANGVVYQTFCDMTTAGGGWTLVASVHENNMYGKCTVGDRWSSQQGSNPNQPDGDGNWANMVTFGTTDGATSDDFKNPGYYDIVAEDMSVWHVPNNSPMEHWNVAAILRYHTERRFLTIYGGNLHQLFKLYPVRYNAGACGNTGPTIPIVYDFGNIETTRNFYGPNLRNQFEPGFITFRPINNERAAMAICSGVKPTPNTRCDTEHYCIGGGGHFPEQAPRQCGDFPAFEWNGYGTNTEWSSSKEITEAAVLLFYR